The window GGAAAGCTatattttcaaaaaacaaacGATTCAAGACTTGAGTAGAGACTAATTCAGTCTTTATCAAAGTGACATCAAGACTTTTATCACATTAACAGTAAAAATCCAGGTCTTTTATTCATCACTGAACAATAACTGCAAGTATCAGGTTTGCATTGAAGCAACATATGCAAGTAATTTCAACCTTTTGTCTTTAGTTTGAAAGCATCATGGAGAaggttcaaaagaaaaaagtttcatTCTTCAAGAAGACCATGGAGGTAGGAGACACTTCCACTGCTACCATTTATCACTGACACATGGAATCAGCGTGATTTAGTAATAAACATGAAAACTTAACCACATAAAAGTTGTTCAATTTATGTTCTAACAAGCGCAAAAAATAcaagtcagattttttttttaaaaatggtgcaTCACTTACAAAAAGTGTTCTTCCTGCTGCTTTGTCGGAAATAGAACTTctaatttttgtttctctttttcttagtCTAAGAAGAACTATGAGCTGAAGTGCAAGGAGGCCGATGAGGCAGAGCAGGGGGCTGAGAAAACAAGTGCTACGTCCAAAAACCCTGAAAAGGTAAAATAAGTGCATGAGCTATCTCGCTAAAAGACAAATGTTTTTATGAGCAACAAAATACAAACTTTTAGATTCCCTGAGAAATGCACCCCAAAATGTACAAATGCCCACTGAGTCAGTTCTATTTACGAACTACAAGTTTCCAGCTGTCAGCGGTGCAATCTTTATGATGGGACTTTTCTGCAGTTGTGCAACAGTTTGCAAAGCGGAActaaagtgtgtttgtgtgctggtGTGAGATGTTTCATCTCTTCTTTTATCTCTTTCAAGACCATTCCCTAAACAACCTATTTATATTTCAGTCTCTCTGACTGGTGTTAAAATGGTTACAAAACTCACTGAATGTGGCTTCCTGTGCACCATTCGATTCACAGGTACGTCACAAGATAAAGCAATGCAGACAGGCGGCCAATGATGCTGGTATGActccacattttatttttaacttgcaTGTATTTTTAGTATATTGCATTCATTGTCCACTTATTTGTTTTGAGAATATTTcatggaaaaataaattaagagactgaaaacagtGCGGTggttatgtttgtgttctttacCAGTGTTTCGTTTGTTAACTGTAACTATTCACTATGCTCTGTTCTCACAGAGAAGGTGTATTTTAACAACATTGTTCAACTAGAAGCTGTTCGCCAGGACTGGGAGGAGACACACAAAAGTACTTGCGaggtactgcagaatattttctcGTTAACCGCTTTCTAATCATGTCTCTATTCAAAATAATGGCTTTTAACCACAGAAATAGCTCCACACCACAACCCCCATAACTGTGAAAACCTTCCTGGCGGTGACCATTTGCGGAAGTACATTTCATCTTGCACTGAGAGAGCCACAAATGGAAAAACATACAACCATGCAGAAACACACTCAATCACACAAaagttctgctttttttttcaaatgacaGCTTCTTTGTGTTGACTTTGCTGTCACTTGGggccacatacacacacacacacaaacacatgcacacacaaacacacacacaagcacacacacatacatacacccGACAGCTCTTGGTGGTGCCCCTGTAagtaagaagaggaaaaaagaaactataATGAGCTTTGTATATGTTAAGGTAATTCAACCTTATGTCACAGCAAATATCACGTTTTGCTGTGATACTGGGTTGATCATTACCCAACAGGGTATCATTTCAAAACGCGTAACAAACACACAGGTTCACCGTGCCCATTTTGCCTCTCCAAAACATGAAATGGGCCCATTTCATGTTTTGGAGAGGCAAAATGGGCACGCATGCAGAAGCTGCATTACTGCAACCCAGTATCATGGCAAATCTTGTAATAGTGATATCACATTGTTGGTAATAACACAGAATTCATTTGAAAATTATAGGTATTCCAACAGTTGGAGGGAAATCGGATCAGCACGCTCAGGTGTGCTCTCTGGGACCACTGCAATCATTTCTCCATGCAATGTGTCAAAGATGATGAGGTGAGGTAGTTTTCCCTTTATTTAATatgtaaacagaataaaacaaatagaataaaaatgccaagaaaaataaaaatgcaaatttctATTTCTAAATTAGGTATTAGTACATTGTCTTGCTGGATAAacctaaaaaaaatgttttcttaaaaaacaaaacaaaacaaaaagtatcTCTTTTAGTGTTAcaaaaaactgattttaaaattttattccCAAATGTTCTTTTAATGAGAATTTATCAACCAGAATTGTAATAATAGTGCAGTTTTCACTCTTTGTCGTTCCTCTGATCACATTTTAGTTCAATGAGGCTTTAATTTTCAAACCTTAAGTGTGCTTAAGTTGAATGTCAGACCACCATTGTGGCCTGCTACTGGATAAACTAATGGATCGCGACTTGAAGCTTGTTAGCAGGCTCATGTAGCCTTGACTTCTTCTTGAAAGTTATTACAATCACTTGGCCGATAGTTTTATGGGCTCCGTACTTGCCACTTTCTAAAACATTCCAAATATGAATAACTGGCAGACAGAAAAATTGTGTCTTCCAGGATTTACGAATCTAAGATTTTGTAAGAGCTGGTGAGCAGCATTGGTTGATTGTATATAAAACCAAATCGGGATATTTTCATTAACCTAATTAACTATCAATTATGCATAAAcgtaaaagaaaagtgaaagtaATATAAAAGTAACATAAAATGTACTGAATTCCTCCTTTTTAAAACCAGTCTTACGAGGAGGTGAGGAAATTTCTGGAACAGTGTGACATTACCAAAGACAACAACTCTTTCATAGAAATGAAAGGCACCGGATTGAAGCCACCAGGTGAGCTCTCACAATTTGTATTTACTGGAAAGATGGctattttgtttcctttacttATAAGTACAAAGTTGAAGTGAGAAAAGTTCCACTACAAAATAACAGGATATAAAGAGTGCTGCTCAGCTTCTTGACTTTCTCTTTCAATTGACACACAGGCAAAAAGTATcacttggcttcatttttcaagtGAGCagcttctcttttcttcttgcAGAGCCCATAGTGTTTGAAAGCTATTACAAGGCAGGGACAGTCAGAGACAACAATGGCCAAGCTCATTttgcaggaggagaagaagatccGTCAAAGAGGTGAGACAGAATTAATATGGGAAAAAGAAATCCAGAGGAGACCTGCTTCAACAGTGTTTATAACATACTATATACTGTACTATAGTGTATATAATATACTATATAATATACTTTAGtttatataatgtatataataTACTTTGTACTCtgcaaactaaacacaaaccatGTCCTGAAAATATTCTCTTTGTTaatcatcatctttatcatcatcgtttgttgttattttttaatgttagaAATTTGGACCTCTGCTCGCTGAATTcacaaaattaaacatttgtATCTTAAATATCTCTCTTGATCTAAAGGTGTTCTGACCCCCTGCTTGGAAGTTCTCTGAACATTGACATGGACAGTCCACTCAGCCCACGATCTGCTTTGTCATCCATTGGAGAATGTAAGTATTGCAACCGCTCACTCAGTTATATTGTTAAACAATAGGAAAGACCTAAGTCTTCAATATTTTGTTGGTTCTGCTATATTTTATAAATTACATATATAGAGAGTTGGTCTTTCTATTCATATATTGGAGGTTAGAGCAGTCAATTAATTTGAAACATTTCACTATATGAATCAGAGATAAAAATGATATTCTAATATTAAATCAAGAAAGTACACTTCAAAGTAAGAAAGAACTTTAAATATGCTGTAGTGCACCTGATGTGAGGCCAATCTTCTCACCAATGAGTCATGTATGTGCCAAATGTGTAAAACGGTATAGGCTGTTGGTTTTGAACAGTAGCACATCACAGGCCCTGTTGGTCTCTTCATTTATTTGCATGCTTACCACAGAAACGGTGGAACTGTGTCCTTTCACTCATTCATACACAATGGCTGTTGTCATTTACTAACATACTGCATGTGAAACACATTGCAATTATAAAACATGGAGCTAGAAAAAGTGTTATATTTAGTCATGGGTCAAACACATAGTTGCGTGAATTTATTGGTATGACTTTTTGTGCTATTTAAAGTTGAACTCTGTGGGTAGATATGGGTGGCTACCTTTGCCCTTCGTGAGAGAAGCCGCACTTTGAAACTCTTTGTTGTACTTTTGTTGGTCACAATTGTTTAAAATACATAGCAGAttcaatgttgttgttttttttacattttgtgtttacaatTTCTGACATTCAATTCTGCTTTAGTTCAGCTTTCAGATGACGGATATGCACCCCTTCCATGCATTCACCAAGAAGTGCCACTGTCCACGGGTCCACCTGATGAAATCTTCTATGTTGTGCTTTATCAGTACACTGCAAAGGTGATTTGCATGATTATTTTAAAACCTACACCAAGAAAGTGAACATTGAGCAAGATGAtcgagaaagaaaaaaagaaagtattaGCGGTACTGTATTTAAGTGATATTTGCCTGTAATTAAGATGTGCTTTCTTTACATCGACTGATCAGGAAGAAGATGAGCTATCTGTGAGCCGAGGAGATATAGTTCGAGTGCTGGACCAAGAACAAAATGGGTGGTGGACGGTGGAGAGGAATGGGTTTAGTGGACTGGTGCCAGGAAACTATCTAGGCAAAATTTAAACATGTACGCACATACAGTTATTTTCTTTGTATCTCAGGagaaattca is drawn from Oreochromis aureus strain Israel breed Guangdong linkage group 1, ZZ_aureus, whole genome shotgun sequence and contains these coding sequences:
- the pstpip1b gene encoding proline-serine-threonine phosphatase-interacting protein 1b isoform X2, with the protein product MAPLMFKDAFWGSDFTCHAGYEAVIQRLRDGRQMCKDVEEILKMRALAEEKYGKELVTIARKAGGHIEISTLRASFEQLKTQIENIGNFHIQLSDILKEEVKKIESFRERQKEQRKKFESIMEKVQKKKVSFFKKTMESKKNYELKCKEADEAEQGAEKTSATSKNPEKVRHKIKQCRQAANDAAVRQDWEETHKSTCEVFQQLEGNRISTLRCALWDHCNHFSMQCVKDDESYEEVRKFLEQCDITKDNNSFIEMKGTGLKPPEPIVFESYYKAGTVRDNNGQAHFAGGEEDPSKRCSDPLLGSSLNIDMDSPLSPRSALSSIGEFQLSDDGYAPLPCIHQEVPLSTGPPDEIFYVVLYQYTAKEEDELSVSRGDIVRVLDQEQNGWWTVERNGFSGLVPGNYLGKI
- the pstpip1b gene encoding proline-serine-threonine phosphatase-interacting protein 1b isoform X1, whose protein sequence is MAPLMFKDAFWGSDFTCHAGYEAVIQRLRDGRQMCKDVEEILKMRALAEEKYGKELVTIARKAGGHIEISTLRASFEQLKTQIENIGNFHIQLSDILKEEVKKIESFRERQKEQRKKFESIMEKVQKKKVSFFKKTMESKKNYELKCKEADEAEQGAEKTSATSKNPEKVRHKIKQCRQAANDAEKVYFNNIVQLEAVRQDWEETHKSTCEVFQQLEGNRISTLRCALWDHCNHFSMQCVKDDESYEEVRKFLEQCDITKDNNSFIEMKGTGLKPPEPIVFESYYKAGTVRDNNGQAHFAGGEEDPSKRCSDPLLGSSLNIDMDSPLSPRSALSSIGEFQLSDDGYAPLPCIHQEVPLSTGPPDEIFYVVLYQYTAKEEDELSVSRGDIVRVLDQEQNGWWTVERNGFSGLVPGNYLGKI